The DNA region ACAAATAATGCCCACTTGGCATCATTTAAGGCGCTGATCACATTTTTAATGGCAAACTTTTCATCCGAGCCTTTATATCCAAACTTGCGGGAGTAATAAAGAGCAACCAGGATGAGGGCGGCGCCAACTGCCAGCCCGGGCCCGAAACCTCCCATGAATAATCTCCCAACTGAGGCACCAGTGGCAACACCGTAAATAACCATGGGTATGCTGGGCGGAATAATAACACCCAAAGCCCCGGCACAAGCGGTCAGGGCAGTAGCAAACTTAATATCGTAACCCTGTTTTACCATTGCCGGGATCATGATCGATCCGATAGCGGCTACCGTAGCAGGACTTGAACCTGAAATAGCCCCGAAAAACATGCATGCCAGCACCGTGACAGAAGCAAAACCGCCGGTTGTGGAGCCTACGATACTTGAGGCAAGGCGAACTAATCGGCGGGACAGCCCACCGCCCTCCATGAGGGAGCCTGCCAGAATAAAAAAGGGTACTGCCATCAGAGGAAAAGAATCTACTGAGCTGAACATGCCTTGAGCAAAGAAACGCAAGGGGACTACATCAGGATTTAAGGTCATAAAAACCAGGACAGCTAAACCGATGGCAATTCCGATAGGTACATGCAGGATAAGAAAGAAGATGAAACCGCCTAGCAGCAATGCAGCCGACATAATGTGCTATACCTCCTTCCGACGGTAATTACCTTTGCATGATATCAACTGAAGAAGAGGCTTTTTGCTTTAGATTTGTGCGGAAAAAAGTCGCGATATTTTGAATGATGCGGCAAATCATCAACCCGAAACTAAAGGGGATTGCCAGATAGGCCAGTCCCATGGGGATTTGCATAGCAGGGGATACCTGCGGCCGGACAAAAGTAATCGTATAAGCCAATGTAGCAGTTTCTTTAGCAATCACTATGGCAAAGAGAAGAAAGAGCAGATCCCCCAGGAGTGTCACATAAGGACGGAATGCCTTTGGATAGAGAAAGAGTGCTGCGTCTACCCGCAAGTGACGGCTTCTTTTTACCGCCAGGCTGGCGCCCAGGTAAATCAACCAAACAAAAGTAAAACGGGATAATTCTTCACTCCATGCAAGGGGAAGACTGAAAATATACCTGAAGATGATCTGGATAAATATATAAATTACCATGCTGCCCAGGGCAAACACCAGGAGATATTCTTCCAGGTTATCAAAAATTCGTTTTAACAACGCCAACATTTTTCCCACCGCCTTTTGGCCAGGTAATAGCGCGGGGACAACTCAGGTTGCCCCCGCGTCGATGAAAGACAGGTTATCTGCGGATATGTTTAGCCTCAATCCGTTGAACTTCAGTCATAATTTTCTGCAGCATTTCTTTCCCGATCCGCTCAGCCATTTCATCATAGGTCTTGAGAGCTTTTTCCCTGAATGCCAGTCTCTCTGTATCAGATAGTTCAATAATACTCATTTTCCCTTTCGCCGTGAATTCCTTCTGGAAACGCACATCGTCTTCGGCAGCAAA from Syntrophomonadaceae bacterium includes:
- a CDS encoding TRAP transporter large permease; the protein is MSAALLLGGFIFFLILHVPIGIAIGLAVLVFMTLNPDVVPLRFFAQGMFSSVDSFPLMAVPFFILAGSLMEGGGLSRRLVRLASSIVGSTTGGFASVTVLACMFFGAISGSSPATVAAIGSIMIPAMVKQGYDIKFATALTACAGALGVIIPPSIPMVIYGVATGASVGRLFMGGFGPGLAVGAALILVALYYSRKFGYKGSDEKFAIKNVISALNDAKWALFVPIIILGGIYGGVFTPTEAAVIAVMYGLLVGLYIYKELKWKDVPQHLINTALMTGTILIIVGTATTLGRIMTIEQIPAMIVQWLLSISQNKIVILLVINAFLLLVGMVMETLAAILILAPLLLSVVLQLGVDPVHFGLIMVLNLAIGFVTPPVGVNLFVACGITRVDFLSLSRNAIPFVTAMILALLAVTFIPAITLWLPGILGI
- a CDS encoding TRAP transporter small permease, coding for MLALLKRIFDNLEEYLLVFALGSMVIYIFIQIIFRYIFSLPLAWSEELSRFTFVWLIYLGASLAVKRSRHLRVDAALFLYPKAFRPYVTLLGDLLFLLFAIVIAKETATLAYTITFVRPQVSPAMQIPMGLAYLAIPFSFGLMICRIIQNIATFFRTNLKQKASSSVDIMQR